In Caproicibacterium amylolyticum, a genomic segment contains:
- the rpoB gene encoding DNA-directed RNA polymerase subunit beta: MVNVKPVKVGRNTRMSFSKIDEVLQMPNLIEIQKNSYEWFLNDGLKEVFKDVSGITDYTGNLVLDFVDYKLDTEKPNYSVMECKERDATYAAPLRVTARLLNKESGEIKESEVFMGDFPLMTESGTFVINGAERVIVSQLVRSPGVYYKMEYDKTGKELYSATVIPNRGAWLEYENDANDVFYVRIDKNRKLPVTVFIRALGLGSDTEIREYFGSSDYIDATLEKDPCKNTEEALFEVYKKLRPSEPPTLDSAQSHINGLFFDSRRYDLSRVGRYKYNKKLNLAGRITGQVLSRPVVNPSTGELMAEAGQAVSHELARQMDDAGVSVAYVTINEREVKVISNGMVDIKNFVSFDAGEECGIKERVRYSVLADLLEASAGDEEALKEAIRTHVEELVPKHIIIDDIFASVSYMCNLQVGLGTTDDIDHLGNRRIRSVGELLQNQFRIGFSRLERVIRERMTLQAQDLEVLTPHSLINIRPVVAAIKEFFGSSPLSQFMDQTNPLAELTHKRRLSALGPGGLSRDRAGFEVRDVHYTHYGRMCPIETPEGPNIGLISYLATFARINEYGFIEAPYRRVDKATGVVTRDVVYMTADVEDNYIVAQANEPLDDDGHFENAKVNGRHRDQFVVVEREKVDFMDVSPRMVVSVATAMIPFLENDDTNRALMGSNMQRQAVPLIKTESPIVGTGMEYKAGVDSGACVLCKHAGVVKSVSADEVRVITDDGDLDIYPIIKFLRSNSGTCFNQVPVVNRNDRVNAGDVIADGPATKDGEISLGRNALIGFMTWEGYNYEDAVLISEKVVRDDVFTSIHIEEHEVEARDTKLGPEEITRDIPNVNEDMLRDLDDSGIIRVGAEVHAGDILVGKVTPKGETELTAEDRLLRAIFGEKAREVRDTSLRVPHGEYGIVVDVKIFTRENSRDELSPGVNKVVRCYIAQKRKISVGDKMAGRHGNKGVVSRILPVEDMPYLPDGTPLDIVLNPLGVPSRMNIGQVLEVHLGMAARALGWKIMTPVFDGAHEEDIRAAFREADMSEDGKFWLRDGRTGERFDNPVTVGIMYYLKLHHLVDDKMHARSTGPYSLVTQQPLGGKAQFGGQRFGEMEVWALEAYGAAYTLQEILTVKSDDVVGRVKTYEAIVKGQNIPKPGVPESFKVLIKELQSLGLDMKVLDKDNKEIDLRQTFDDDDDMGFSPNGGNFDEPDVADNLDGYSVNEADDALYDGPDSYVSGDGDDSSSEGTDGEDDLDISLDDIDTAD, encoded by the coding sequence ATGGTGAATGTCAAACCGGTGAAGGTAGGCAGAAACACACGCATGAGCTTTTCCAAAATTGATGAGGTATTGCAGATGCCAAACCTTATCGAAATTCAGAAAAATTCTTACGAGTGGTTCCTGAATGATGGCCTCAAGGAGGTCTTCAAAGATGTCTCCGGCATTACCGACTACACGGGCAACCTGGTCCTGGACTTTGTTGACTATAAGCTGGATACCGAAAAGCCGAATTATTCCGTGATGGAATGCAAGGAGCGGGATGCAACCTACGCAGCTCCTCTGCGCGTAACAGCCCGTCTGCTGAACAAGGAAAGCGGGGAAATCAAGGAATCGGAAGTCTTTATGGGTGATTTCCCGCTTATGACGGAAAGCGGTACCTTTGTTATCAACGGCGCAGAGCGCGTTATTGTTTCTCAGTTGGTGCGTTCCCCGGGCGTATACTATAAGATGGAATACGATAAGACCGGCAAGGAACTGTACAGCGCAACGGTTATCCCGAACCGCGGCGCATGGCTGGAATATGAAAACGATGCGAATGATGTTTTTTATGTTCGTATCGATAAGAACCGGAAGCTGCCGGTAACTGTTTTTATTCGTGCACTGGGCCTTGGCAGTGATACAGAAATTCGTGAATACTTTGGCAGCAGCGACTATATCGATGCAACGCTCGAAAAAGATCCCTGCAAAAACACTGAGGAAGCACTTTTTGAAGTCTACAAAAAGCTGCGCCCAAGTGAACCGCCTACACTGGACAGTGCTCAATCTCACATTAACGGCTTGTTTTTTGATTCCCGCCGTTATGATCTTTCCCGTGTTGGCCGCTATAAATACAATAAAAAGCTGAATCTTGCCGGACGCATTACCGGGCAGGTATTGAGCCGCCCGGTTGTAAACCCCTCCACTGGTGAGCTGATGGCAGAAGCTGGCCAGGCTGTTTCGCATGAGCTGGCCCGCCAGATGGATGATGCCGGTGTTTCCGTCGCATATGTAACCATAAACGAACGTGAAGTAAAGGTTATTTCAAACGGCATGGTGGACATCAAGAATTTTGTTTCCTTTGATGCAGGGGAAGAATGTGGCATCAAAGAACGTGTGCGTTATTCTGTGCTGGCTGACCTGCTTGAGGCAAGTGCCGGCGATGAGGAGGCTTTGAAAGAGGCAATCCGCACGCACGTGGAAGAGTTGGTGCCGAAACATATTATTATTGACGATATTTTTGCTTCTGTCAGCTATATGTGCAACCTGCAGGTCGGTCTTGGCACAACAGATGACATTGACCATCTGGGCAATCGACGCATCCGTTCTGTTGGTGAACTGCTGCAGAACCAGTTCCGCATCGGTTTCTCCCGCTTGGAACGTGTGATTCGTGAGCGCATGACATTGCAGGCACAGGATTTGGAAGTGCTGACCCCACATTCCCTGATTAATATTCGTCCGGTTGTGGCTGCAATTAAGGAATTCTTTGGTTCCTCTCCGCTTTCACAGTTTATGGATCAGACCAACCCGCTGGCGGAGCTGACACACAAGCGCCGCCTGTCTGCCTTGGGACCCGGCGGTTTGTCCCGTGACCGCGCAGGATTTGAGGTTCGAGATGTACACTATACCCATTACGGACGTATGTGCCCGATTGAAACGCCTGAAGGCCCGAACATCGGCCTGATTTCCTATTTGGCTACTTTTGCACGCATCAATGAATATGGCTTTATTGAAGCGCCGTATCGCCGTGTGGATAAAGCAACCGGTGTGGTTACCCGTGACGTTGTCTATATGACAGCGGATGTAGAGGACAATTACATTGTGGCGCAGGCAAACGAACCACTGGACGACGACGGACACTTTGAAAATGCAAAGGTAAATGGCCGTCACCGCGACCAGTTCGTGGTTGTGGAACGTGAAAAAGTTGATTTTATGGATGTTTCTCCGCGAATGGTTGTTTCCGTTGCAACAGCAATGATTCCGTTTCTTGAAAATGATGATACCAACCGTGCTCTGATGGGTTCTAACATGCAGCGCCAGGCTGTGCCGCTGATTAAGACGGAATCCCCAATCGTCGGTACTGGTATGGAATACAAGGCCGGCGTTGACTCCGGAGCCTGCGTACTGTGCAAGCATGCCGGTGTGGTTAAGAGCGTCAGCGCTGACGAAGTGCGTGTCATTACAGATGACGGAGACCTTGACATTTATCCGATTATAAAGTTCCTGCGTTCCAACTCCGGTACCTGCTTCAATCAGGTGCCGGTTGTGAATCGCAACGACCGTGTCAATGCTGGCGACGTAATCGCAGATGGCCCGGCAACAAAGGACGGCGAGATTTCCCTTGGCAGGAATGCCCTGATTGGCTTTATGACGTGGGAAGGCTACAACTACGAGGATGCTGTTCTGATCAGCGAAAAAGTTGTGCGCGACGATGTGTTTACCTCCATTCATATCGAAGAGCATGAAGTGGAAGCACGTGACACCAAGCTGGGGCCGGAAGAAATCACCCGTGATATTCCGAACGTCAACGAAGATATGCTGCGTGACTTGGATGACAGCGGTATTATCCGCGTCGGTGCAGAAGTGCATGCCGGTGATATTCTGGTCGGTAAGGTAACGCCGAAGGGTGAAACAGAGCTGACCGCGGAAGACCGCCTGCTGCGTGCTATCTTTGGTGAAAAAGCGCGTGAAGTGCGCGATACTTCTCTGCGTGTACCGCACGGTGAGTACGGTATTGTTGTTGATGTAAAGATATTTACCCGTGAAAACAGCCGCGATGAGCTGAGCCCGGGCGTTAATAAAGTGGTTCGCTGCTACATCGCACAGAAACGTAAGATTTCTGTTGGCGATAAGATGGCTGGCCGCCACGGTAATAAGGGCGTTGTTTCCCGCATCCTGCCGGTGGAGGATATGCCTTATCTGCCCGACGGCACACCGCTGGACATTGTACTGAACCCACTGGGCGTGCCTTCCCGTATGAATATCGGACAGGTACTGGAAGTGCATTTGGGTATGGCTGCGCGTGCACTTGGGTGGAAGATTATGACGCCTGTATTTGACGGCGCACACGAAGAGGATATTCGTGCTGCATTCCGCGAAGCAGATATGAGCGAAGACGGCAAGTTCTGGCTGCGTGACGGCCGTACCGGTGAACGCTTTGACAACCCTGTTACCGTTGGCATTATGTACTACCTCAAGCTGCATCATCTGGTTGATGATAAGATGCATGCTCGTTCTACTGGCCCATATTCACTGGTTACGCAGCAGCCTTTGGGCGGCAAGGCGCAGTTTGGTGGTCAGCGTTTCGGTGAAATGGAAGTTTGGGCACTGGAAGCTTACGGTGCTGCCTATACACTGCAGGAAATTCTGACTGTGAAGTCGGATGATGTTGTCGGACGTGTAAAGACCTATGAAGCAATCGTTAAGGGTCAGAATATCCCGAAGCCGGGTGTGCCTGAATCCTTTAAGGTCTTGATTAAGGAACTGCAGAGTTTGGGTCTGGACATGAAGGTACTGGACAAGGACAACAAGGAA
- a CDS encoding EAL domain-containing protein, producing the protein MENASQTVAAAKGPATLQSHSALYLNHYDEFVEKSQTLIKEASDKKHFIIIYADITDFQTVNTFYGFAEGDRFLSAFADFLNSTLNTCLCGRVFSDHFICLAQMHSTAGTETTATSYQLKLQRFLQEQLPCHPDCRLHIACGLCTVDDTGLVTAIDNANTARKRAKSHRGTKVIWFDSNLKKQIELEKSTAHLAQAALREKRYCFYLQPKVNLHTGKIVGAEALARGISADGELVYPDMFIPFLEQNGSIIEMDYLIFSKVCAYLADRLRQGLPVVTISVNLSRLHTQRSNTADILHAVASTYDIPPYLLEFELTETLLLDEFDSVKHLIDALRNYGYKVSIDDFGSGYAGINIWQELNFDILKLDKKFLSSDPKVKPRNDALIPNLIRIADQLQMTVLCEGAETEEQCEYLKGMGCSIVQGYYFSKPLSCENFDKLMEENHGTYPVEADQHPYTASTSNFLVRSVTDSIFDVVPGGMAGFDEDSGRLLYASDGVKKLTGYSIEELFTFGSVRDWLEHFIAPTDFSIIINEQQKLHKDGKMYLLFDLHRADGTVVKLEMYAGRVKSPEWGSYILCCFLNKTKNV; encoded by the coding sequence ATGGAAAATGCATCTCAAACTGTGGCAGCGGCAAAAGGCCCTGCCACCTTGCAGTCCCATTCGGCACTGTACCTAAATCATTACGATGAATTTGTAGAAAAGAGCCAGACGCTTATAAAAGAAGCATCTGATAAAAAACATTTTATAATTATATATGCCGACATTACTGATTTTCAAACGGTAAATACTTTTTACGGCTTTGCTGAAGGCGACCGTTTTCTGTCTGCTTTTGCAGATTTTTTAAATTCTACCCTTAACACATGTCTTTGCGGGCGGGTTTTTTCAGACCATTTTATCTGCCTTGCCCAGATGCACAGTACAGCCGGAACAGAAACTACTGCTACCAGCTATCAGCTGAAGCTTCAGCGCTTCCTGCAGGAACAGCTTCCCTGCCATCCGGACTGCCGGCTGCACATTGCCTGCGGTCTGTGCACTGTTGATGACACAGGCCTTGTTACAGCAATCGACAATGCCAATACAGCCCGAAAGCGCGCCAAGTCGCACAGAGGTACAAAAGTCATATGGTTTGACAGCAACTTAAAGAAACAAATTGAATTGGAGAAAAGCACCGCACATCTTGCGCAAGCTGCCTTGCGGGAAAAGCGCTACTGCTTCTATCTGCAGCCAAAGGTCAACCTGCACACTGGAAAAATTGTAGGTGCAGAAGCATTGGCCCGTGGTATCTCTGCCGACGGTGAACTGGTTTATCCGGATATGTTCATCCCCTTTCTTGAGCAAAACGGCTCTATTATTGAAATGGATTATTTGATTTTCAGCAAAGTTTGCGCTTATCTTGCTGACCGCCTTCGTCAGGGACTGCCTGTTGTCACAATTTCCGTAAACCTTTCGCGGCTGCACACCCAGCGCAGCAACACGGCTGATATCCTGCATGCAGTGGCCAGCACCTATGACATTCCACCCTATTTGCTGGAGTTTGAGTTGACTGAAACCTTGCTGTTGGATGAATTCGATAGTGTCAAACATTTGATTGATGCGCTTCGTAACTATGGCTATAAAGTTTCCATTGATGACTTTGGCTCCGGTTACGCGGGCATTAACATTTGGCAGGAATTGAATTTTGATATTTTAAAGTTGGATAAGAAGTTCCTTTCCAGCGATCCAAAAGTAAAGCCACGCAATGACGCACTGATTCCCAACCTGATTCGGATTGCAGACCAGCTGCAAATGACAGTACTCTGCGAAGGCGCAGAAACTGAGGAACAGTGTGAATACCTGAAAGGTATGGGCTGCAGCATTGTGCAGGGCTATTATTTTTCCAAGCCGCTTTCCTGTGAAAACTTTGATAAACTGATGGAGGAAAACCACGGTACCTACCCGGTTGAAGCTGACCAGCATCCCTATACTGCCAGTACCTCCAACTTTCTTGTTCGCTCTGTAACAGATTCCATTTTTGATGTCGTACCGGGCGGCATGGCTGGGTTTGATGAGGACAGCGGCAGACTGCTTTACGCATCTGACGGCGTCAAAAAGTTAACCGGATACTCTATTGAAGAACTGTTTACTTTTGGTAGTGTACGAGATTGGCTGGAGCACTTTATCGCACCTACTGATTTTTCAATCATCATTAATGAGCAGCAAAAACTGCACAAAGACGGGAAAATGTATCTTTTGTTCGACCTGCACCGTGCGGACGGCACAGTGGTCAAGCTGGAAATGTACGCAGGCAGAGTTAAAAGCCCTGAGTGGGGCAGTTACATACTTTGTTGCTTCCTTAATAAAACAAAAAATGTATAA
- a CDS encoding radical SAM/SPASM domain-containing protein, with protein sequence MQNSELTEYMSETIRNILENVAKTALKNPREAAFLLQFTKYAKEAQERRAAKEQQGTHVPAFLMASITGSCNMHCKGCFARACGTCQDEPVPELSADEWEAVFTQAEEIGISFSMLIGGEPLMRRDVIETAAKHKRMIFPIFTNGVLATEYQGLFVKSRNLVPVFSIEGLQAQTDERRGKGTFERIFTQMKALKKAGVLFGVSVMVTTKNLEEVTSKDFLRGLADAGCCLIFYVEYEPVNGMGLDLAFTEETRPAYEEKVAVIRADFPNMVFLSFPGDEKHVGGCLAAGRGFFHLSPRGAAQPCPFSPYDDCNVREKTLLEILHSPLFLALQEENLVGGPHTGGCTLFTHSARVQELACHSSQE encoded by the coding sequence ATGCAGAACAGCGAACTGACCGAATACATGAGCGAAACCATACGAAACATATTGGAAAATGTAGCGAAAACGGCGCTGAAAAATCCACGGGAAGCAGCTTTTCTGCTGCAGTTTACGAAATATGCAAAGGAAGCACAGGAGCGCCGCGCTGCCAAGGAACAGCAGGGAACCCATGTGCCGGCCTTTTTGATGGCCAGCATTACCGGAAGCTGCAATATGCACTGTAAAGGCTGCTTTGCGCGTGCCTGCGGAACCTGTCAGGATGAACCGGTGCCGGAACTTTCAGCAGATGAATGGGAAGCTGTTTTTACACAGGCGGAAGAAATCGGTATTTCATTTTCCATGTTAATAGGCGGTGAACCGCTGATGCGCCGCGATGTAATTGAAACCGCAGCAAAGCATAAGCGCATGATATTCCCAATCTTTACAAATGGAGTTCTTGCCACTGAATATCAGGGACTGTTTGTAAAAAGCCGTAATCTGGTGCCTGTTTTTAGCATTGAGGGGCTGCAGGCGCAGACGGATGAGCGCCGTGGAAAAGGAACGTTTGAAAGAATTTTTACACAGATGAAAGCATTGAAAAAAGCCGGTGTGCTTTTTGGCGTTTCTGTGATGGTAACAACTAAAAATTTGGAGGAAGTGACGTCAAAGGACTTTTTGCGGGGACTTGCGGATGCAGGCTGCTGCCTGATCTTTTATGTGGAGTATGAACCCGTAAACGGTATGGGGCTGGATTTGGCGTTTACAGAGGAAACCCGACCAGCGTATGAAGAAAAAGTCGCTGTAATACGTGCCGACTTCCCCAATATGGTATTTCTATCATTTCCGGGTGACGAAAAGCATGTTGGTGGTTGTCTGGCGGCGGGGCGCGGATTTTTCCATCTCAGCCCGCGCGGAGCAGCGCAGCCGTGCCCGTTCTCACCGTATGATGACTGCAATGTTCGGGAAAAAACACTTCTGGAAATTTTACATTCTCCGCTGTTCTTGGCACTGCAGGAAGAAAATTTGGTGGGCGGGCCGCACACCGGCGGGTGCACACTCTTTACGCATTCCGCACGCGTGCAGGAGCTGGCTTGCCACAGTTCTCAGGAATAA
- a CDS encoding nucleoid-associated protein: protein MVSITQAVLHVLDTNIDLPVLSDTPLTLDPDTEAFLSGHIERLYASDDCKLCRFLGGSKFQAAAAKCGEHFLPFTRDIAGQIFTVMKQNPDIPAGDLVFAQAEIDEHPYLILLKLNYRDSYIHYYMSPDGQERSNTIMRQRTTLPQPKSKIDEGALVSLNGDEVRLMEKKYEIDGKKACYLSEQILECSFGISEKQKLTAVQKAVETVNEKFFDNKQEIEVHVANVLCEQAGSDDAATLDALCDSIYGGSPAEVKEEFTRAVAEKDLHMSDTVRVSPTAANRLKKQSIKTENGIEIKIPIDVYNSGDGVQFINNPDGSISLLIKGIHLS from the coding sequence ATGGTTTCGATTACACAGGCTGTACTGCACGTACTTGACACTAACATTGATCTGCCGGTTCTTTCTGACACTCCGCTGACACTTGATCCGGACACAGAGGCATTTTTAAGCGGTCACATAGAGCGGCTGTATGCCAGCGACGACTGCAAGCTTTGCCGCTTCCTCGGCGGCAGTAAATTTCAGGCTGCCGCCGCCAAGTGCGGCGAACACTTTCTGCCGTTTACCCGCGACATTGCCGGCCAGATTTTTACCGTTATGAAACAGAATCCGGATATTCCTGCCGGCGATCTGGTCTTTGCGCAGGCGGAAATTGATGAGCATCCCTACCTGATTCTTTTGAAGCTGAACTACCGTGATTCCTACATTCACTATTACATGAGTCCGGACGGTCAGGAACGTTCCAACACCATTATGCGGCAGCGTACAACTTTGCCGCAGCCCAAAAGCAAAATTGACGAGGGCGCGCTGGTTTCTTTGAACGGTGATGAAGTCCGCCTGATGGAAAAGAAATACGAAATTGACGGAAAGAAAGCCTGCTATCTTTCCGAACAAATACTGGAATGCAGTTTTGGCATTTCCGAAAAGCAGAAGCTGACCGCTGTACAGAAAGCGGTGGAAACCGTCAATGAAAAATTCTTTGACAACAAACAGGAAATTGAAGTACACGTGGCAAATGTGCTGTGTGAACAGGCTGGAAGTGACGATGCCGCCACACTGGACGCTTTGTGCGACTCAATCTACGGCGGCTCCCCCGCTGAAGTGAAAGAAGAATTCACACGAGCAGTTGCAGAAAAAGATTTGCATATGTCAGACACCGTCCGCGTTTCCCCCACCGCCGCAAACCGGCTGAAAAAGCAGTCCATTAAAACGGAAAACGGAATTGAAATCAAGATTCCAATCGATGTTTACAACAGCGGCGACGGCGTTCAGTTTATCAACAATCCGGATGGGTCGATTTCACTGCTGATAAAAGGCATTCATCTTTCTTAA
- a CDS encoding RrF2 family transcriptional regulator has protein sequence MVITLETDYAVRIMEMLTRTENRADARTIAEKTRVTQRFTLKILHKLVNAGLVVSFKGAHGGYKLAQKPEQITLLQVIEAVEGPYMFSRCQQEEYSCDHSCTTSCHFHKIYDEVTVLVRDKLRSYTFADVLSPMPSKAEQTQE, from the coding sequence ATGGTCATCACACTCGAAACCGATTATGCGGTGCGGATTATGGAGATGCTGACCCGCACGGAAAACAGGGCAGATGCCCGTACCATCGCAGAAAAAACAAGAGTCACACAGCGGTTTACACTGAAAATCCTGCACAAACTGGTCAATGCGGGGCTGGTGGTTTCTTTTAAGGGTGCACACGGTGGGTACAAGCTGGCACAAAAACCGGAGCAGATTACACTGCTGCAGGTAATTGAGGCGGTGGAGGGACCGTATATGTTCAGCCGCTGCCAACAGGAGGAGTACAGCTGTGACCACAGCTGTACTACCAGCTGCCATTTTCATAAGATATATGACGAAGTGACCGTATTGGTGCGGGATAAACTTCGCTCTTATACATTTGCGGATGTCTTGTCACCCATGCCCTCAAAAGCAGAGCAAACGCAAGAATAA
- the rpoD gene encoding RNA polymerase sigma factor RpoD, which produces MAAAAATPDKKTVLRDLIEQGKTKGSLSTKDILDAIGELDFEPEQIEKFYDMLEGLGIEIVEDLGEDILGDLQIGDNKDNEDEGLDVAVNTDGIAIDDPVKVYLKEIGRVPLLSPEEEIDLAVRIKEGDEAAKKRLAEANLRLVVSIAKRYLGRGMQFLDLIQEGNLGLIKAVEKFDYTKGFKFSTYATWWIRQAITRAIADQARTIRIPVHMVETINKVKKVSSQLLHTNGHEPSADEISDELGMPVDKVREILRVAQEPVSLETPIGEEEDSHLGDFIPDDDAPAPQDAASHTLLKEQLDEVLDTLTPREEKVLRLRFGLEDGRSRTLEEVGKEFNVTRERIRQIEAKALRKLRHPSRSKKLKDFLD; this is translated from the coding sequence ATGGCAGCAGCGGCCGCTACACCAGATAAGAAAACAGTATTGCGTGACTTAATTGAGCAGGGTAAGACAAAGGGTTCACTTTCTACAAAGGACATCCTTGACGCAATCGGTGAACTTGACTTTGAACCGGAACAGATTGAAAAGTTTTACGATATGCTTGAGGGGCTCGGTATCGAAATTGTTGAGGACCTTGGGGAAGATATTCTTGGTGACCTGCAGATTGGGGACAACAAGGATAATGAAGACGAGGGATTGGATGTTGCAGTCAATACAGACGGCATTGCCATTGATGACCCAGTCAAGGTCTATTTAAAGGAAATCGGCCGGGTGCCTCTGCTGTCACCAGAAGAAGAAATTGACTTGGCAGTGCGCATCAAAGAGGGCGATGAAGCTGCGAAAAAGCGTTTGGCAGAAGCTAACCTGCGTTTGGTTGTCAGTATTGCGAAGCGTTACCTTGGGCGTGGTATGCAGTTCCTTGACTTGATTCAGGAGGGCAACCTTGGCCTAATCAAGGCAGTAGAAAAATTTGACTACACCAAAGGGTTTAAGTTTTCCACCTATGCAACTTGGTGGATTCGGCAGGCAATTACCCGCGCGATTGCTGACCAGGCGCGTACAATTCGTATTCCGGTGCATATGGTTGAAACCATCAATAAAGTGAAAAAGGTTTCAAGCCAGCTGCTGCATACAAACGGTCATGAACCCTCTGCTGACGAAATCAGTGATGAATTGGGTATGCCGGTCGATAAAGTTCGTGAGATCCTGCGTGTGGCACAGGAACCTGTTTCGCTGGAAACCCCTATCGGTGAGGAGGAGGACAGCCATCTGGGAGACTTCATTCCGGATGATGATGCACCCGCTCCACAGGATGCAGCATCCCACACACTTTTAAAAGAACAGCTTGATGAAGTGCTGGATACACTGACTCCGCGTGAAGAAAAGGTTCTGCGCCTGCGCTTTGGTTTGGAAGACGGCCGTTCCCGTACACTGGAAGAGGTGGGTAAAGAGTTTAACGTTACCCGTGAACGTATCCGCCAGATTGAAGCGAAAGCCCTGCGTAAGCTCCGCCATCCCAGCCGCAGTAAAAAACTGAAAGACTTTTTGGATTAA
- the dnaG gene encoding DNA primase, with product MPLPQEFVEELKARSSIEDVVSSYVSLKRRGRTLVGLCPFHSEKSPSFTVYPDNGSFYCFGCGAGGDVITFIEKIDNLDYMESVRSLAQRAGMTVPESDTDRGLAKLRIRLYELNREAARYYHGVLLSAQGRAGMEYFEKRALAPKTISRFGLGYAPSDRFSLVNYLRKKGFSEQEMIQANVAFSSRNGHAIDRFHDRVMFPIIDLRGNVIAFGGRILGQGEPKYLNTSDTPIFSKGRNLFAMNFAKDYAEPYLVLCEGYMDVIALHQAGFQNAVAGLGTALTPEQARLIAHYTKEVVASYDADAAGQKAASRSIPLLREAGLTVRILVVPDGKDPDEFIRTHGESGHARFQQLLDSCGNDVEYRLTKLKKDINVQTPEGKIHYLNEAAAVLSALDSDIEREVYAGKLADEAGIQRAAVLQQVKMLREKKQRSHQKKAFRTFRRQTAGMQDKVNPEKSQNLRAARAEEALLGAMIDYPENSAYIIAELPPEKFITTFNRRVYGIIMGKMKDGKAVSLTDLADSLSQGEMGLVAGYCARQAGLKAGRQEVDAYIRVILEENDKNSAQTRSDDEIQHYLEQLRAEKK from the coding sequence TTGCCGCTTCCGCAGGAATTTGTTGAAGAACTGAAAGCCCGCAGCAGCATTGAGGACGTTGTTTCAAGCTATGTCAGCCTGAAGCGGCGCGGACGTACGTTGGTTGGGCTGTGCCCGTTTCACAGCGAAAAATCACCGTCCTTTACGGTTTATCCGGATAACGGTTCATTTTACTGCTTTGGCTGCGGTGCGGGCGGCGACGTGATTACCTTTATTGAAAAAATCGACAATCTTGATTATATGGAGTCGGTGCGTTCTCTGGCACAGCGGGCGGGCATGACGGTACCGGAAAGTGATACTGACCGCGGGCTGGCAAAGCTGCGCATACGGCTGTATGAACTGAACCGGGAAGCGGCGCGGTACTACCACGGTGTTCTGCTTTCCGCGCAGGGGCGTGCCGGCATGGAATACTTTGAAAAGCGCGCGCTTGCTCCAAAAACCATCAGCAGGTTTGGCCTTGGCTACGCGCCGTCGGATCGTTTTTCGCTGGTCAATTATCTGCGCAAAAAGGGCTTCAGCGAACAGGAAATGATACAGGCAAATGTTGCTTTTTCCAGCCGGAACGGACACGCGATTGACCGTTTTCATGACCGCGTGATGTTTCCAATTATTGATCTGCGCGGAAATGTAATTGCATTTGGCGGACGGATACTGGGTCAGGGAGAGCCGAAGTACCTGAATACCAGCGATACGCCGATTTTCAGCAAGGGACGCAATCTTTTTGCAATGAACTTTGCAAAAGATTACGCTGAACCATATCTGGTACTTTGCGAGGGCTACATGGACGTTATTGCGCTGCATCAGGCAGGGTTCCAAAACGCAGTTGCGGGGCTTGGTACCGCACTGACGCCGGAACAGGCACGCTTGATTGCACATTATACGAAGGAAGTAGTTGCTTCCTATGATGCGGATGCAGCAGGGCAGAAAGCAGCCTCCCGCAGTATTCCTCTGTTGCGGGAGGCCGGACTTACGGTAAGAATTTTGGTTGTGCCGGACGGTAAGGACCCGGATGAGTTTATCCGTACGCACGGTGAAAGCGGACATGCACGTTTTCAGCAGCTTTTGGACAGCTGCGGCAATGATGTGGAGTATCGCCTGACGAAGTTAAAGAAAGATATTAATGTGCAGACGCCGGAGGGAAAGATTCATTACCTGAATGAGGCGGCGGCGGTGCTGTCTGCGCTGGACAGTGACATTGAACGCGAAGTATATGCCGGAAAACTCGCAGATGAAGCTGGCATTCAGCGTGCAGCTGTTTTGCAGCAGGTTAAAATGCTGCGGGAAAAGAAGCAGCGTTCTCACCAGAAAAAAGCGTTTCGCACGTTTCGTCGGCAAACAGCAGGTATGCAGGATAAAGTCAATCCGGAAAAATCGCAAAATCTCCGCGCAGCGCGTGCTGAGGAGGCACTTTTGGGGGCAATGATCGATTATCCTGAAAATTCCGCGTATATAATCGCCGAATTACCGCCGGAAAAGTTCATTACGACGTTTAATCGCCGTGTATATGGAATAATCATGGGCAAAATGAAGGATGGCAAGGCAGTTAGCCTTACAGATTTGGCAGACAGTCTTTCCCAAGGCGAAATGGGGCTGGTGGCTGGTTACTGCGCGCGGCAGGCAGGGCTTAAAGCTGGCAGGCAGGAAGTGGATGCTTACATCCGTGTCATCCTTGAGGAAAATGATAAGAACAGTGCGCAGACCAGAAGTGATGATGAAATTCAGCACTACCTGGAGCAGCTGCGTGCAGAGAAAAAATAA